A part of Synchiropus splendidus isolate RoL2022-P1 chromosome 19, RoL_Sspl_1.0, whole genome shotgun sequence genomic DNA contains:
- the LOC128751538 gene encoding retinal cone rhodopsin-sensitive cGMP 3',5'-cyclic phosphodiesterase subunit gamma-like, whose protein sequence is MNASPPAGSALANNGVTGPTTPKKGPPKFKQRQTRTFKSKAPKPGQKGFGDDIPGMEGLGTDITVVCPWEAFGDMELSDLAKYGII, encoded by the exons ATGAACGCCAGCCCCCCTGCAGGAAGCGCACTGGCCAACAACGGCGTCACCGGGCCCACCACCCCCAAGAAGGGCCCCCCCAAATTCAAGCAGAGGCAGACCCGCACCTTCAAGAGCAAGGCTCCCAAGCCAGGCCAGAAGGG GTTTGGTGACGACATCCCCGGCATGGAGGGTCTGGGCACCGACATCACAGTGGTCTGCCCATGGGAGGCATTCGGAGACATGGAGCTCAGCGACTTGGCCAAATACGGCATCATCTAA
- the LOC128751537 gene encoding G-protein coupled receptor family C group 5 member B isoform X2, giving the protein MAGGVPGLLPLLLLLCGPLSGSGQLTNGSSSASTENSTNPSTNASLRVPGCGKNLNPIYRYLCDRRAVWGIVLETLASSGFLFSLVLLLGLLVWSTLRCISSKRQRSGIGGMVASMSMFLFGTAGIFAITFAFIIRLTPQTCPTRLFLFGVFFSLAFSCLLARCLALLGFAATRGWGEPAVALGLFVVQVIIAVEWLMLVLLRDQKPCSYSPEEFVMLQIYVMCLLAVALLLALHYCRRACCTYSYSYTGSTHLQSRQQAALLCLTLFLSVCIWVAWITMVTWGNPEVGRRPQWDDPVLSLALVTNGWVLLLGHGLIQVAFLCRGEANAKDAPLSFAGWTSPSADVSGLESPREGKENGSFENEAENLRGRRPEQSLRSPYEPGLSMTVRA; this is encoded by the exons ATGGCTGGCGGCGTGCCCGGCCTGCTGcccctgctcctgctcctctgtggCCCCCTGAGCGGCTCCGGTCAACTGACCAACGGCAGCTCCTCTGCTTCCACGGAGAACTCCACAAACCCGTCCACCAACGCCTCGCTGCGAGTCCCGGGATGCGGGAAAAACCTGAACCCCATCTACCGGTACCTGTGTGACCGCAGGGCCGTCTGGGGGATCGTCCTGGAGACGCTGGCCTCCTCAGGGTTCCTCTTCAGCCTGGTCCTCCTCCTGGGTCTGCTGGTCTGGTCCACGCTGCGCTGCATCTCCTCCAAGCGCCAGCGCAGCGGCATCGGCGGGATGGTGGCCTCCATGTCCATGTTCCTGTTCGGCACCGCCGGGATTTTCGCCATCACCTTCGCCTTCATCATCCGCCTCACGCCTCAGACCTGCCCCACCAGACTCTTCCTCTTCGGGGTCTTCTTCTCACTGGCCTTCTCCTGCCTGCTGGCGCGCTGCCTGGCGCTGCTGGGCTTCGCCGCCACCCGAGGGTGGGGCGAGCCGGCGGTGGCGCTGGGACTCTTCGTGGTGCAGGTGATCATCGCGGTGGAGTGGCTGATGCTGGTGCTGCTCCGGGACCAGAAGCCCTGCTCCTACTCTCCGGAAGAGTTTGTCATGCTGCAGATCTATGTGATGTGCCTCCTGGCAGTGGCTCTGCTCCTGGCCCTGCACTACTGCCGCCGCGCCTGCTGCACCTACAGCTACAGCTACACCGGCAGCACGCACCTGCAGAGCCGGCAGCAGGCCGCCCTGCTCTGCCTcaccctcttcctctctgtctgcatCTGGGTGGCCTGGATCACCATGGTCACCTGGGGCAATCCGGAGGTCGGCCGCCGGCCGCAGTGGGACGACCCGGTGCTCAGCCTGGCCCTGGTGACCAACGGCTGGGTGCTGCTGCTGGGTCACGggctgatccaggtggccttcCTCTGCCGGGGGGAGGCCAATGCCAAGGACGCCCCCCTCAGCTTCGCCGGGTGGACCAGCCCCAGCGCTGACGTCTCTGGACTGGAGAGCCCCAGGGAGGGGAAGGAGAACGGAAGCTTCGAGAACGAGGCTGAGAACCTCAGAG GCAGGAGACCCGAGCAGTCGCTGAGGTCGCCCTACGAGCCGGGACTCTCCATGACAGTGA gagcttGA
- the LOC128751537 gene encoding retinoic acid-induced protein 3 isoform X1, producing MAGGVPGLLPLLLLLCGPLSGSGQLTNGSSSASTENSTNPSTNASLRVPGCGKNLNPIYRYLCDRRAVWGIVLETLASSGFLFSLVLLLGLLVWSTLRCISSKRQRSGIGGMVASMSMFLFGTAGIFAITFAFIIRLTPQTCPTRLFLFGVFFSLAFSCLLARCLALLGFAATRGWGEPAVALGLFVVQVIIAVEWLMLVLLRDQKPCSYSPEEFVMLQIYVMCLLAVALLLALHYCRRACCTYSYSYTGSTHLQSRQQAALLCLTLFLSVCIWVAWITMVTWGNPEVGRRPQWDDPVLSLALVTNGWVLLLGHGLIQVAFLCRGEANAKDAPLSFAGWTSPSADVSGLESPREGKENGSFENEAENLRGRRPEQSLRSPYEPGLSMTELDPERDYTIPRPQTTNYREPYDDYYGPL from the exons ATGGCTGGCGGCGTGCCCGGCCTGCTGcccctgctcctgctcctctgtggCCCCCTGAGCGGCTCCGGTCAACTGACCAACGGCAGCTCCTCTGCTTCCACGGAGAACTCCACAAACCCGTCCACCAACGCCTCGCTGCGAGTCCCGGGATGCGGGAAAAACCTGAACCCCATCTACCGGTACCTGTGTGACCGCAGGGCCGTCTGGGGGATCGTCCTGGAGACGCTGGCCTCCTCAGGGTTCCTCTTCAGCCTGGTCCTCCTCCTGGGTCTGCTGGTCTGGTCCACGCTGCGCTGCATCTCCTCCAAGCGCCAGCGCAGCGGCATCGGCGGGATGGTGGCCTCCATGTCCATGTTCCTGTTCGGCACCGCCGGGATTTTCGCCATCACCTTCGCCTTCATCATCCGCCTCACGCCTCAGACCTGCCCCACCAGACTCTTCCTCTTCGGGGTCTTCTTCTCACTGGCCTTCTCCTGCCTGCTGGCGCGCTGCCTGGCGCTGCTGGGCTTCGCCGCCACCCGAGGGTGGGGCGAGCCGGCGGTGGCGCTGGGACTCTTCGTGGTGCAGGTGATCATCGCGGTGGAGTGGCTGATGCTGGTGCTGCTCCGGGACCAGAAGCCCTGCTCCTACTCTCCGGAAGAGTTTGTCATGCTGCAGATCTATGTGATGTGCCTCCTGGCAGTGGCTCTGCTCCTGGCCCTGCACTACTGCCGCCGCGCCTGCTGCACCTACAGCTACAGCTACACCGGCAGCACGCACCTGCAGAGCCGGCAGCAGGCCGCCCTGCTCTGCCTcaccctcttcctctctgtctgcatCTGGGTGGCCTGGATCACCATGGTCACCTGGGGCAATCCGGAGGTCGGCCGCCGGCCGCAGTGGGACGACCCGGTGCTCAGCCTGGCCCTGGTGACCAACGGCTGGGTGCTGCTGCTGGGTCACGggctgatccaggtggccttcCTCTGCCGGGGGGAGGCCAATGCCAAGGACGCCCCCCTCAGCTTCGCCGGGTGGACCAGCCCCAGCGCTGACGTCTCTGGACTGGAGAGCCCCAGGGAGGGGAAGGAGAACGGAAGCTTCGAGAACGAGGCTGAGAACCTCAGAG GCAGGAGACCCGAGCAGTCGCTGAGGTCGCCCTACGAGCCGGGACTCTCCATGACA gagcttGACCCGGAGAGGGACTACACCATCCCTCGCCCGCAGACCACCAACTACAGAGAACCTTACGACGACTACTACGGACCACTGTAG